The Epinephelus lanceolatus isolate andai-2023 chromosome 11, ASM4190304v1, whole genome shotgun sequence genome window below encodes:
- the f9b gene encoding coagulation factor IXb: protein MAGACLLAFVAVLLLEVSGLAAEITESNTGAVFVSQQTADAVLRRLRRYNSGHFEELSKANLERECREETCTMEEAREWFEDDDKTMAFWAGYIDGDQCKPPPCQNDGVCEDGINSYVCWCKPNFSGKNCEMEVTKQCSVNNGGCSHFCVMKEDIPVCQCAAGYKLGSDKRSCEPTEQFSCGRVNMSSTSSGRSILAPRSRSSNDTLEDDFNDNDITQIYDDYYDLHGNDSDPSNTSVAPAVNKRSVRSILNSSANPAEAIVNGGQASSATETPTEKDQLPYWAFFPTLPSITEKDNTDQRIVGGDQAIPGEIPWQVALMSFSAVLQRAEPFCGGSLLSELWVITAAHCLTEAHATGRNFFVRVGEHDVSKVETPERDHQVAEEHLHHMYNDKVSQYNHDIALLKLATPVELSRERRPICLGPKDFTENLLREASSSLVSGWGRLKFRGPEATMLQKLEVPYVDRTDCKQSSRDHVTRFMFCAGFLSEQKDSCQGDSGGPHATKYKDTWFLTGIVSWGEDCAKDGKYGVYTRVSRYYPWISQKTGLHIIKE, encoded by the exons gagctgtgtttgtgtcacagcAGACGGCAGATGCGGTGCTGCGTCGCCTGCGCAGGTACAACAGCGGCCATTTTGAAGAACTTTCTAAAGCCAACCTAGAGCGGGAATGCAGAGAGGAAACCTGCACGATGGAGGAGGCCAGGGAGTGGTTTGAGGATGATGACAAAACT ATGGCATTCTGGGCCGGCTACATTG ATGGTGACCAGTGTAAGCCACCCCCCTGCCAAAATGACGGTGTGTGTGAAGACGGAATCAACTCATATGTCTGCTGGTGCAAACCAAACTTCAGTGGCAAGAACTGTGAGATGG AGGTGACCAAGCAGTGTTCAGTCAACAATGGTGGATGCTCCCATTTCTGTGTGATGAAGGAGGACATACCCGTGTGTCAGTGTGCAGCTGGTTACAAACTTGGGTCAGACAAGAGGAGCTGTGAACCAACAG AACAATTCAGCTGTGGTCGTGTGAACatgtcctccacctcctccgGCAGGTCCATCCTTGCCCCCCGCTCACGCAGTTCCAACGACACCCTGGAGGATGACTTCAATGACAATGATATAACACAGATATATGATGATTACTATGACCTCCATGGAAATGATTCAGACCCGTCCAACACCTCTGTGGCCCCTGCAGTGAACAAACGTTCAGTGAGGTCGATTCTGAACTCCTCTGCAAATCCAGCGGAGGCTATTGTGAACGGTGGGCAGGCAAGCAGTGCCACTGAAACGCCCACAGAGAAAGATCAGCTGCCCTACTGGGCTTTCTTCCCCACACTCCCCTCCAtcacagaaaaagacaacacagaCCAGAGGATTGTGGGAGGCGATCAGGCCATTCCTGGAGAGATACCTTGGCAG gtggCCCTGATGTCTTTCTCAGCTGTCCTTCAAAGAGCAGAGCCTTTCTGTGGGGGGTCTTTGCTCAGTGAATTATGGGTCATCACCGCTGCCCATTGTCTGACGGAGGCTCATGCCACTGGAAGGAATTTCTTCGTCAGAGTGG GTGAACATGATGTGAGCAAGGTTGAGACTCCAGAGCGAGATCATCAGGTGGCAGAGGAACATTTGCACCACATGTATAATGACAAGGTGTCACAGTATAACCATGATATTGCACTTCTGAAGCTTGCCACTCCGGTGGAACTGTCCCGTGAACGGCGTCCCATCTGCCTGGGCCCCAAAGACTTCACAGAGAACCTCTTGAGGGAGGCCAGCAGTTCTCTTGTGAGCGGCTGGGGACGGCTTAAGTTCCGTGGCCCCGAGGCCACCATGCTTCAGAAGCTGGAGGTCCCCTACGTGGATCGTACCGATTGTAAGCAGAGCAGCAGGGACCACGTCACGCGCTTTATGTTCTGCGCTGGCTTCCTAAGTGAACAGAAGGATTCGTGCCAGGGGGATAGTGGGGGGCCGCATGCCACCAAGTACAAAGACACTTGGTTCCTGACAGGCATCGTcagctggggagaggactgcgCCAAGGACGGGAAGTATGGCGTCTACACTCGAGTCTCAAGGTACTACCCTTGGATCAGTCAGAAAACAGGGCTCCACATTATCAAGGAATAA